The following are from one region of the Syngnathus acus chromosome 10, fSynAcu1.2, whole genome shotgun sequence genome:
- the LOC119128505 gene encoding centrosome and spindle pole associated protein 1-like isoform X10, with translation MEDELELFIRERKARLAQDRASLEHDPPYMEIQEKPHRSYGSLLKENIPPGLTAQKKDLHSDNAGTASALKRSSGVEVESSNVGLPLGVEYQKKKDRLQHELRMDYRNYIAQQAGVLRQQPLSRRDVGTLTEVRKESCSGLSPPESPIHQVRRRETTPVDQELEEEQYTELRSSRRMGLDCSYKKPQPKKVHGREERDSPSGFVGQGRRSRALIKADDAEFSTSLLIGEIHTDETLQRRKERYREELQEQIAEQHRNKQRPNTETITTGPHTGIMLPERSRSTREKTLDYAESLKKQFATCWQNDARERSSKLLNKIQEQQERKRIEREERERYDAKIEADMKRHQPWGRGGGGAPLKDSTGNLIADLKQMHKLNVEACSNPKQQQRAPAVTATFPVEYSNPNISISGHQLDKLIEDAHTNLEQQQEAPVVFAAGPAENPNDKISGFNNVQMPQIAPGTVSKPKQQQPEEQEYKAYLKKQIEEKLQKQAEERERNRLEDEKLERKVAEDMARIKREYEEEQEKQKQKALLKEKAREQKDIEAEKKKTEEREKAAQKKREQEKLAQVKRELSTPVPTLQKSPQSPVVETRHSSPPRSEKSLLGRQSPPVPACRNQQRAAVNKRDVYSELSALRRQLRAEQKRLESHLHQGGCDEMDSGMTGRHARPQVDVFNMAMLRLQAPVRKPHSRNMEPSNLLQIHDSLQLHTDRESSLSSVDIERMERVGVASRRRQIYNYPHQKPSSQRSTCTNDCFDVYPTHQNDRESVIGRHARGSLLDSDSAFLAPLGDVFPVPSSPETEETPLTARERRRLTKQSEYSLEPLDNPANSGSRKRREAESSNEEKSQEKMSPCRAANTAGTVDLSDDDSLLPQISHLNRKHQSSIESFSTDPWMRPGTSETS, from the exons ATGGAAGATGAGCTTGAGCTCTTCATCAGGGAGCGTAAAGCAAGACTGGCCCAAGACAGAGCTAGTTTGGAACATGACCCTCCATACATGGAAATTCAG GAAAAACCTCATAGAAGCTATGGGTCCCTGCTCAAGGAGAACATCCCCCCTGGATTAACTGCTCAGAAGAAAG ATCTCCACAGTGACAATGCAGGTACTGCCTCGGCTTTAAAAAGGTCATCTGGAGTGGAAG TGGAAAGCAGCAATGTGGGTCTTCCCCTTGGTGTGGAATAccaaaagaagaaagacagGCTTCAGCATGAGCTTCGTATGGACTACAGAAACTACATTGCACAG CAAGCGGGTGTCCTCAGACAGCAACCCCTTTCACGGAGGGACGTAGGCACTCTAACAGAAGTCCGTAAGGAATCTTGCAGCGGTCTTTCCCCTCCTGAGAGTCCCATACATCAGGTCAGGCGACGAGAGACGACGCCTGTGGACCAGGAGTTGGAGGAAGAGCAGTACACAGAGCTCAGAAGTAGCAGGCGAATGGGGTTGGACTGCAGTTACAAGAAGCCACAACCCAAAAAGGTTCATGGCAG GGAAGAGAGGGACAGTCCTTCAGGTTTTGTCGGCCAAGGCAGACGATCAAGAGCACTGATCAAAGCTGATGATGCTGAATTTTCGACCAGTCTTTTAATTG gAGAAATTCATACAGATGAAACCTTACAAAGGAGGAAAGAGCGCTACAGAGAGGAGCTGCAGGAACAGATAGCTGAGCAGCACAGAAACAAACAGAG GCCCAATACCGAGACGATTACAACAGGTCCCCATACTGGGATTATGCTTCCAGAGAGGTCCAGGTCAACAAGGGAAAAGACTTTGGACTACGCAGAATCCCTGAAAAAACAG TTTGCGACATGTTGGCAGAACGATGCCAGGGAAAGGAGCAGCAAGCTATTGAACAAG attCAGGAGCAACAAGAGCGGAAGCGCATAGAGAGGGAGGAGCGGGAGCGCTACGATGCCAAGATCGAAGCTGACATGAAGAGGCATCAGCCTTGGGGGCGAGGTGGAGGTGGAGCTCCACTCAAAGACAGTACAGGAAATCTCATTG CTGACCTCAAGCAGATGCACAAGTTGAACGTAGAAGCCTGCAGTAacccaaaacagcagcagagaGCCCCAGCTGTGACAGCCACCTTCCCAGTTGAATACTCCAACCCTAACATCAGCATCTCTG GCCACCAGCTAGACAAGTTGATTGAAGACGCTCACACTAACCTGGAACAGCAACAGGAAGCCCCAGTTGTGTTTGCAGCCGGCCCAGCTGAGAATCCGAACGACAAGATCTCTG GATTCAACAATGTTCAAATGCCCCAGATTGCCCCGGGCACTGTGTCTAAGCCTAAACAGCAACAACCTGAGGAGCAAGAGTACAAAGCTTACCTGAAAAAGCAG ATAGAGGAGAAGCTGCAAAAACAGGCAGAGGAAAGAGAACGGAACAGACTGGAGGATGAAAAGCTAGAGAGGAAAGTGGCAGAGGATATGGCTCGGATCAAGAGGGAGTATGAAGAAGAACAAGAGAAGCAGAAACAAAAAGCGCTATTAAAG GAAAAGGCCAGGGAACAGAAGGATATAGAagctgaaaaaaagaagactgaAGAGAGGGAGAAAGCAGCACAGAAGAAACGTGAACAAGAGAAGCTTGCTCAG GTCAAGCGGGAGTTGTCCACTCCAGTTCCCACTCTGCAAAAGAGCCCCCAGTCTCCCGTTGTTGAGACCCGTCACTCCTCTCCTCCACGCTCA GAGAAGTCTTTGCTTGGCCGCCAGTCCCCCCCTGTCCCTGCTTGCAGGAATCAACAACGAGCAGCAG TCAATAAACGTGATGTGTACAGTGAACTATCAGCTTTGCGTCGGCAGCTTCGCGCTGAGCAAAAGCGACTTGAAAGTCATCTGCATCAGGGCGGTTGTGATGAAATGGACTCCGGAATGACGGGAAG ACACGCACGTCCACAAGTGGATGTTTTTAATATGGCGATGCTGCGGCTTCAGGCTCCAGTTCGAAAGCCCCACTCCAGAAATATGGAACCAAGTAATCTGCTTCAAATTCATGACTCGCTTCAGCTCCACACAG ATCGAGAATCAAGTCTCAGCTCCGTCGATATTGAGAGGATGGAGAGAGTGGGTGTGGCCAGCAGGAGGAGGCAGATTTATAATTATCCGCATCAGAAGCCCAGCAGCCAGAGATCCACATGCACAAATG ACTGTTTTGACGTATACCCAACTCATCAAAACGATCGG GAGAGCGTGATAGGAAGACATGCAAGAGGATCTCTCCTCGACTCTGATAGTGCTTTTCTCG CTCCTTTGGGAGATGTTTTTCCTGTGCCAAGTTCCCCAGAGACTGAAGAGACACCGCTCACAGCACGGGAAAGGAGGAGGCTGACCAAACAGTCAGAGTATTCTTTG GAACCACTAGACAACCCCGCCAACTCCGGTAGCAGGAAGCGGCGAGAAGCAGAGTCGAGCAATGAGGAAAAAAGCCAGGAAAAGATGTCCCCATGTCGTGCTGCAAACACAGCAG GAACGGTGGACCTGTCTGACGATGACTCTTTACTTCCCCAAATTTCTCACCTCAATCGCAAACATCAAAGTTCAATAGAATCCTTCTCAACCGATCCCTGGATGCGACCAGGTACTTCAGAAACATCGTAG
- the LOC119128505 gene encoding centrosome and spindle pole associated protein 1-like isoform X11 — protein MEDELELFIRERKARLAQDRASLEHDPPYMEIQEKPHRSYGSLLKENIPPGLTAQKKDLHSDNAGTASALKRSSGVEVESSNVGLPLGVEYQKKKDRLQHELRMDYRNYIAQQAGVLRQQPLSRRDVGTLTEVRKESCSGLSPPESPIHQVRRRETTPVDQELEEEQYTELRSSRRMGLDCSYKKPQPKKVHGREERDSPSGFVGQGRRSRALIKADDAEFSTSLLIGEIHTDETLQRRKERYREELQEQIAEQHRNKQRPNTETITTGPHTGIMLPERSRSTREKTLDYAESLKKQIQEQQERKRIEREERERYDAKIEADMKRHQPWGRGGGGAPLKDSTGNLIADLKQMHKLNVEACSNPKQQQRAPAVTATFPVEYSNPNISISGHQLDKLIEDAHTNLEQQQEAPVVFAAGPAENPNDKISGFNNVQMPQIAPGTVSKPKQQQPEEQEYKAYLKKQIEEKLQKQAEERERNRLEDEKLERKVAEDMARIKREYEEEQEKQKQKALLKEKAREQKDIEAEKKKTEEREKAAQKKREQEKLAQVKRELSTPVPTLQKSPQSPVVETRHSSPPRSEKSLLGRQSPPVPACRNQQRAAVNKRDVYSELSALRRQLRAEQKRLESHLHQGGCDEMDSGMTGRHARPQVDVFNMAMLRLQAPVRKPHSRNMEPSNLLQIHDSLQLHTDRESSLSSVDIERMERVGVASRRRQIYNYPHQKPSSQRSTCTNDCFDVYPTHQNDRESVIGRHARGSLLDSDSAFLAPLGDVFPVPSSPETEETPLTARERRRLTKQSEYSLEPLDNPANSGSRKRREAESSNEEKSQEKMSPCRAANTAGTVDLSDDDSLLPQISHLNRKHQSSIESFSTDPWMRPGTSETS, from the exons ATGGAAGATGAGCTTGAGCTCTTCATCAGGGAGCGTAAAGCAAGACTGGCCCAAGACAGAGCTAGTTTGGAACATGACCCTCCATACATGGAAATTCAG GAAAAACCTCATAGAAGCTATGGGTCCCTGCTCAAGGAGAACATCCCCCCTGGATTAACTGCTCAGAAGAAAG ATCTCCACAGTGACAATGCAGGTACTGCCTCGGCTTTAAAAAGGTCATCTGGAGTGGAAG TGGAAAGCAGCAATGTGGGTCTTCCCCTTGGTGTGGAATAccaaaagaagaaagacagGCTTCAGCATGAGCTTCGTATGGACTACAGAAACTACATTGCACAG CAAGCGGGTGTCCTCAGACAGCAACCCCTTTCACGGAGGGACGTAGGCACTCTAACAGAAGTCCGTAAGGAATCTTGCAGCGGTCTTTCCCCTCCTGAGAGTCCCATACATCAGGTCAGGCGACGAGAGACGACGCCTGTGGACCAGGAGTTGGAGGAAGAGCAGTACACAGAGCTCAGAAGTAGCAGGCGAATGGGGTTGGACTGCAGTTACAAGAAGCCACAACCCAAAAAGGTTCATGGCAG GGAAGAGAGGGACAGTCCTTCAGGTTTTGTCGGCCAAGGCAGACGATCAAGAGCACTGATCAAAGCTGATGATGCTGAATTTTCGACCAGTCTTTTAATTG gAGAAATTCATACAGATGAAACCTTACAAAGGAGGAAAGAGCGCTACAGAGAGGAGCTGCAGGAACAGATAGCTGAGCAGCACAGAAACAAACAGAG GCCCAATACCGAGACGATTACAACAGGTCCCCATACTGGGATTATGCTTCCAGAGAGGTCCAGGTCAACAAGGGAAAAGACTTTGGACTACGCAGAATCCCTGAAAAAACAG attCAGGAGCAACAAGAGCGGAAGCGCATAGAGAGGGAGGAGCGGGAGCGCTACGATGCCAAGATCGAAGCTGACATGAAGAGGCATCAGCCTTGGGGGCGAGGTGGAGGTGGAGCTCCACTCAAAGACAGTACAGGAAATCTCATTG CTGACCTCAAGCAGATGCACAAGTTGAACGTAGAAGCCTGCAGTAacccaaaacagcagcagagaGCCCCAGCTGTGACAGCCACCTTCCCAGTTGAATACTCCAACCCTAACATCAGCATCTCTG GCCACCAGCTAGACAAGTTGATTGAAGACGCTCACACTAACCTGGAACAGCAACAGGAAGCCCCAGTTGTGTTTGCAGCCGGCCCAGCTGAGAATCCGAACGACAAGATCTCTG GATTCAACAATGTTCAAATGCCCCAGATTGCCCCGGGCACTGTGTCTAAGCCTAAACAGCAACAACCTGAGGAGCAAGAGTACAAAGCTTACCTGAAAAAGCAG ATAGAGGAGAAGCTGCAAAAACAGGCAGAGGAAAGAGAACGGAACAGACTGGAGGATGAAAAGCTAGAGAGGAAAGTGGCAGAGGATATGGCTCGGATCAAGAGGGAGTATGAAGAAGAACAAGAGAAGCAGAAACAAAAAGCGCTATTAAAG GAAAAGGCCAGGGAACAGAAGGATATAGAagctgaaaaaaagaagactgaAGAGAGGGAGAAAGCAGCACAGAAGAAACGTGAACAAGAGAAGCTTGCTCAG GTCAAGCGGGAGTTGTCCACTCCAGTTCCCACTCTGCAAAAGAGCCCCCAGTCTCCCGTTGTTGAGACCCGTCACTCCTCTCCTCCACGCTCA GAGAAGTCTTTGCTTGGCCGCCAGTCCCCCCCTGTCCCTGCTTGCAGGAATCAACAACGAGCAGCAG TCAATAAACGTGATGTGTACAGTGAACTATCAGCTTTGCGTCGGCAGCTTCGCGCTGAGCAAAAGCGACTTGAAAGTCATCTGCATCAGGGCGGTTGTGATGAAATGGACTCCGGAATGACGGGAAG ACACGCACGTCCACAAGTGGATGTTTTTAATATGGCGATGCTGCGGCTTCAGGCTCCAGTTCGAAAGCCCCACTCCAGAAATATGGAACCAAGTAATCTGCTTCAAATTCATGACTCGCTTCAGCTCCACACAG ATCGAGAATCAAGTCTCAGCTCCGTCGATATTGAGAGGATGGAGAGAGTGGGTGTGGCCAGCAGGAGGAGGCAGATTTATAATTATCCGCATCAGAAGCCCAGCAGCCAGAGATCCACATGCACAAATG ACTGTTTTGACGTATACCCAACTCATCAAAACGATCGG GAGAGCGTGATAGGAAGACATGCAAGAGGATCTCTCCTCGACTCTGATAGTGCTTTTCTCG CTCCTTTGGGAGATGTTTTTCCTGTGCCAAGTTCCCCAGAGACTGAAGAGACACCGCTCACAGCACGGGAAAGGAGGAGGCTGACCAAACAGTCAGAGTATTCTTTG GAACCACTAGACAACCCCGCCAACTCCGGTAGCAGGAAGCGGCGAGAAGCAGAGTCGAGCAATGAGGAAAAAAGCCAGGAAAAGATGTCCCCATGTCGTGCTGCAAACACAGCAG GAACGGTGGACCTGTCTGACGATGACTCTTTACTTCCCCAAATTTCTCACCTCAATCGCAAACATCAAAGTTCAATAGAATCCTTCTCAACCGATCCCTGGATGCGACCAGGTACTTCAGAAACATCGTAG
- the LOC119128505 gene encoding centrosome and spindle pole associated protein 1-like isoform X9 — MEDELELFIRERKARLAQDRASLEHDPPYMEIQEKPHRSYGSLLKENIPPGLTAQKKDLHSDNAGTASALKRSSGVEVESSNVGLPLGVEYQKKKDRLQHELRMDYRNYIAQQAGVLRQQPLSRRDVGTLTEVRKESCSGLSPPESPIHQVRRRETTPVDQELEEEQYTELRSSRRMGLDCSYKKPQPKKVHGREERDSPSGFVGQGRRSRALIKADDAEFSTSLLIGEIHTDETLQRRKERYREELQEQIAEQHRNKQREKDLELNVAATGVNDPEKQPNRIRQFGLSKRKESQLSRHSMLGQSETSSSSSFPNHDKPSVNGRLMPPPDLPHGAFQSPLIECHGDGPTPDRLPVGRPFPRAMGASRPNTETITTGPHTGIMLPERSRSTREKTLDYAESLKKQIQEQQERKRIEREERERYDAKIEADMKRHQPWGRGGGGAPLKDSTGNLIADLKQMHKLNVEACSNPKQQQRAPAVTATFPVEYSNPNISISGHQLDKLIEDAHTNLEQQQEAPVVFAAGPAENPNDKISGFNNVQMPQIAPGTVSKPKQQQPEEQEYKAYLKKQIEEKLQKQAEERERNRLEDEKLERKVAEDMARIKREYEEEQEKQKQKALLKEKAREQKDIEAEKKKTEEREKAAQKKREQEKLAQVKRELSTPVPTLQKSPQSPVVETRHSSPPRSEKSLLGRQSPPVPACRNQQRAAVNKRDVYSELSALRRQLRAEQKRLESHLHQGGCDEMDSGMTGRHARPQVDVFNMAMLRLQAPVRKPHSRNMEPSNLLQIHDSLQLHTDRESSLSSVDIERMERVGVASRRRQIYNYPHQKPSSQRSTCTNDCFDVYPTHQNDRESVIGRHARGSLLDSDSAFLAPLGDVFPVPSSPETEETPLTARERRRLTKQSEYSLEPLDNPANSGSRKRREAESSNEEKSQEKMSPCRAANTAGTVDLSDDDSLLPQISHLNRKHQSSIESFSTDPWMRPGTSETS, encoded by the exons ATGGAAGATGAGCTTGAGCTCTTCATCAGGGAGCGTAAAGCAAGACTGGCCCAAGACAGAGCTAGTTTGGAACATGACCCTCCATACATGGAAATTCAG GAAAAACCTCATAGAAGCTATGGGTCCCTGCTCAAGGAGAACATCCCCCCTGGATTAACTGCTCAGAAGAAAG ATCTCCACAGTGACAATGCAGGTACTGCCTCGGCTTTAAAAAGGTCATCTGGAGTGGAAG TGGAAAGCAGCAATGTGGGTCTTCCCCTTGGTGTGGAATAccaaaagaagaaagacagGCTTCAGCATGAGCTTCGTATGGACTACAGAAACTACATTGCACAG CAAGCGGGTGTCCTCAGACAGCAACCCCTTTCACGGAGGGACGTAGGCACTCTAACAGAAGTCCGTAAGGAATCTTGCAGCGGTCTTTCCCCTCCTGAGAGTCCCATACATCAGGTCAGGCGACGAGAGACGACGCCTGTGGACCAGGAGTTGGAGGAAGAGCAGTACACAGAGCTCAGAAGTAGCAGGCGAATGGGGTTGGACTGCAGTTACAAGAAGCCACAACCCAAAAAGGTTCATGGCAG GGAAGAGAGGGACAGTCCTTCAGGTTTTGTCGGCCAAGGCAGACGATCAAGAGCACTGATCAAAGCTGATGATGCTGAATTTTCGACCAGTCTTTTAATTG gAGAAATTCATACAGATGAAACCTTACAAAGGAGGAAAGAGCGCTACAGAGAGGAGCTGCAGGAACAGATAGCTGAGCAGCACAGAAACAAACAGAG GGAAAAAGATTTGGAGCTAAATGTTGCTGCAACTGGGGTGAACGATCCAGAGAAACAG CCCAACCGAATCAGGCAGTTTGGACTGAGCAAGAGAAAAGAGTCTCAGCTGTCACGGCATTCCATGTTGGGTCAAAGcgaaacatcatcatcatccagcTTCCCTAATCATGACAAGCCAAGCGTTAACGGCAGGCTGATGCCTCCACCTGATTTACCACATGGAGCCTTTCAATCTCCGCTCATTGAGTGCCATGGAGATGGGCCAACTCCCGATAGACTGCCTGTTGGCCGCCCCTTCCCTAGAGCAATGGGCGCTTCCAG GCCCAATACCGAGACGATTACAACAGGTCCCCATACTGGGATTATGCTTCCAGAGAGGTCCAGGTCAACAAGGGAAAAGACTTTGGACTACGCAGAATCCCTGAAAAAACAG attCAGGAGCAACAAGAGCGGAAGCGCATAGAGAGGGAGGAGCGGGAGCGCTACGATGCCAAGATCGAAGCTGACATGAAGAGGCATCAGCCTTGGGGGCGAGGTGGAGGTGGAGCTCCACTCAAAGACAGTACAGGAAATCTCATTG CTGACCTCAAGCAGATGCACAAGTTGAACGTAGAAGCCTGCAGTAacccaaaacagcagcagagaGCCCCAGCTGTGACAGCCACCTTCCCAGTTGAATACTCCAACCCTAACATCAGCATCTCTG GCCACCAGCTAGACAAGTTGATTGAAGACGCTCACACTAACCTGGAACAGCAACAGGAAGCCCCAGTTGTGTTTGCAGCCGGCCCAGCTGAGAATCCGAACGACAAGATCTCTG GATTCAACAATGTTCAAATGCCCCAGATTGCCCCGGGCACTGTGTCTAAGCCTAAACAGCAACAACCTGAGGAGCAAGAGTACAAAGCTTACCTGAAAAAGCAG ATAGAGGAGAAGCTGCAAAAACAGGCAGAGGAAAGAGAACGGAACAGACTGGAGGATGAAAAGCTAGAGAGGAAAGTGGCAGAGGATATGGCTCGGATCAAGAGGGAGTATGAAGAAGAACAAGAGAAGCAGAAACAAAAAGCGCTATTAAAG GAAAAGGCCAGGGAACAGAAGGATATAGAagctgaaaaaaagaagactgaAGAGAGGGAGAAAGCAGCACAGAAGAAACGTGAACAAGAGAAGCTTGCTCAG GTCAAGCGGGAGTTGTCCACTCCAGTTCCCACTCTGCAAAAGAGCCCCCAGTCTCCCGTTGTTGAGACCCGTCACTCCTCTCCTCCACGCTCA GAGAAGTCTTTGCTTGGCCGCCAGTCCCCCCCTGTCCCTGCTTGCAGGAATCAACAACGAGCAGCAG TCAATAAACGTGATGTGTACAGTGAACTATCAGCTTTGCGTCGGCAGCTTCGCGCTGAGCAAAAGCGACTTGAAAGTCATCTGCATCAGGGCGGTTGTGATGAAATGGACTCCGGAATGACGGGAAG ACACGCACGTCCACAAGTGGATGTTTTTAATATGGCGATGCTGCGGCTTCAGGCTCCAGTTCGAAAGCCCCACTCCAGAAATATGGAACCAAGTAATCTGCTTCAAATTCATGACTCGCTTCAGCTCCACACAG ATCGAGAATCAAGTCTCAGCTCCGTCGATATTGAGAGGATGGAGAGAGTGGGTGTGGCCAGCAGGAGGAGGCAGATTTATAATTATCCGCATCAGAAGCCCAGCAGCCAGAGATCCACATGCACAAATG ACTGTTTTGACGTATACCCAACTCATCAAAACGATCGG GAGAGCGTGATAGGAAGACATGCAAGAGGATCTCTCCTCGACTCTGATAGTGCTTTTCTCG CTCCTTTGGGAGATGTTTTTCCTGTGCCAAGTTCCCCAGAGACTGAAGAGACACCGCTCACAGCACGGGAAAGGAGGAGGCTGACCAAACAGTCAGAGTATTCTTTG GAACCACTAGACAACCCCGCCAACTCCGGTAGCAGGAAGCGGCGAGAAGCAGAGTCGAGCAATGAGGAAAAAAGCCAGGAAAAGATGTCCCCATGTCGTGCTGCAAACACAGCAG GAACGGTGGACCTGTCTGACGATGACTCTTTACTTCCCCAAATTTCTCACCTCAATCGCAAACATCAAAGTTCAATAGAATCCTTCTCAACCGATCCCTGGATGCGACCAGGTACTTCAGAAACATCGTAG